In the Leptospira sp. WS4.C2 genome, one interval contains:
- a CDS encoding acetyl-CoA carboxylase biotin carboxyl carrier protein subunit: protein MDYLFETKTSPASVYVSGSSVRVRLGMDTFSYQLENLVKEETYTTEVSPLQSVFMKDGSVLKYLKVRNEIFLHWKGEIWSGKLAERQYEGAGQTSPEIKSPMPGKVVQISTEVGKEHKQGETLLILEAMKMENAVKAPYLCRVEEIRKLQGDLVQQDEVLLILHRIEPEKT from the coding sequence ATGGATTATCTATTTGAGACAAAAACCAGTCCTGCTTCCGTTTATGTAAGTGGTTCTTCTGTGCGTGTCCGTTTAGGAATGGATACCTTTTCATACCAATTGGAAAATTTGGTAAAAGAAGAAACATACACAACTGAAGTAAGTCCTTTACAATCCGTTTTTATGAAAGATGGATCTGTATTAAAATATCTCAAAGTAAGAAATGAGATTTTCCTTCATTGGAAAGGTGAGATTTGGAGTGGCAAACTCGCCGAACGTCAGTATGAAGGTGCGGGACAAACATCTCCCGAAATCAAAAGTCCTATGCCTGGGAAAGTAGTGCAAATCTCTACTGAAGTGGGAAAGGAACACAAACAGGGGGAAACCTTATTGATTTTAGAAGCAATGAAAATGGAGAACGCTGTTAAAGCCCCTTATTTATGCCGGGTAGAAGAGATTCGAAAATTGCAGGGGGATCTCGTCCAACAAGACGAAGTGCTTCTCATTTTACACAGAATCGAACCGGAAAAAACATAA